Proteins found in one Paraburkholderia caballeronis genomic segment:
- the fixL gene encoding oxygen sensor histidine kinase FixL: MLTERLFARSARTPASPGASSPSRWHHGPWWSNSYLLTPLLSILVFLIVMSLILWSLNRREQQQQEDTLYRNVAWAQQQIRLSMTGAQEQLQALARDLATGHGDPQSFQVSAGDIMQAHPEILYLNWYTSVHQPRWPATALPTLGQRLAKPTDAQMDEAVKAAFNEARTTRRQVYSPLIHDDFGNGYITLQTPVYRDREFLGSIAAVFSVEGMLKHDIPPELSAKYKISILDVNNRELATTSTRPRLPRDVYYDLPLDPPGQGLSVRVYSYPQMTNFTNNTLVWLVAGLSCFVLWSLWSLWKHTRQRFEAQQALYAEAFFRRAMENSVLIGMRVLDMHGRITHVNPAFCRMTGWDESDLVNKTAPFPYWPRDAYPEMQRQLDMTLRGKAPSSGFELRVRRKDGSTFHARLYVSPLIDSSGRQTGWMSSMTDITEPKRAREELAAAHERFTTVLESLDAAVSVLAADEAELLFANRYYRHLFGIRPDGHLELAGGGGFDSAQASSDSIDMVDAFAGLPAAALTESAADAQEIYVESIQKWFEVRRQYIQWVDGHLAQMQIATDITTRKQAQELARQQDEKLQFTSRLMTMGEMASSLAHELNQPLAAINNYASGTVALVKSGRASADNLLPVLEKTAQQAVRAGMIIKRIREFVKRSEPKRQATRVADIVADAVGLAEIEARKRRIRIVTDMRARMPVIYVDPVLIEQVLVNLLKNAAEAMADARPNAVDPVIRVVVQRDGGYVCISVVDQGPGVDEATAERLFEPFYSTKSDGMGMGLNICRSIIESHRGRLWVVNNVEADGHISGATFHCNLPIGEADGQRPDRSDEPTPQTVTGEP, from the coding sequence ATGTTGACCGAACGGCTTTTCGCACGCTCGGCGCGGACGCCCGCTTCGCCCGGCGCGTCGTCGCCGTCCCGCTGGCACCACGGACCGTGGTGGTCCAATTCCTATTTGCTGACGCCGCTCCTGTCGATCCTGGTGTTCCTGATCGTCATGAGCCTGATCCTGTGGAGTCTGAACCGGCGCGAGCAGCAGCAGCAGGAAGACACGCTGTATCGAAACGTCGCATGGGCGCAGCAGCAGATCCGGCTGTCGATGACCGGCGCGCAGGAGCAGTTGCAGGCGCTCGCGCGCGACCTCGCGACCGGCCACGGCGATCCCCAGTCGTTCCAGGTGTCCGCCGGGGACATCATGCAGGCGCATCCGGAGATCCTCTATCTGAACTGGTACACGAGCGTGCACCAGCCGCGCTGGCCCGCCACCGCGCTGCCGACGCTCGGCCAGCGGCTCGCGAAGCCGACCGACGCGCAGATGGACGAAGCCGTGAAGGCCGCGTTCAACGAGGCGCGCACGACGCGCCGCCAGGTCTATTCGCCGCTGATCCATGACGACTTCGGCAACGGCTACATCACGCTCCAGACGCCTGTATATCGCGACCGCGAATTTCTCGGCTCGATCGCGGCCGTGTTCTCGGTCGAGGGGATGCTGAAGCACGACATCCCGCCCGAGCTGTCCGCGAAGTACAAGATCTCGATCCTCGACGTGAACAACCGCGAACTCGCGACCACGTCCACCCGCCCGCGCCTGCCGCGCGACGTGTATTACGACCTGCCGCTCGATCCGCCGGGCCAGGGGCTGTCGGTGCGCGTCTATTCGTATCCGCAGATGACCAACTTCACGAACAACACGCTCGTGTGGCTGGTCGCCGGGCTGTCGTGTTTCGTGCTGTGGAGCCTGTGGAGCCTGTGGAAACACACGCGCCAGCGTTTCGAGGCGCAGCAGGCGCTGTACGCGGAGGCGTTCTTCCGCCGCGCGATGGAGAACTCGGTGCTGATCGGCATGCGCGTGCTCGACATGCACGGCCGCATCACCCACGTGAATCCCGCGTTCTGCCGGATGACCGGCTGGGACGAAAGCGACCTCGTGAACAAGACCGCGCCGTTCCCGTACTGGCCGCGCGACGCGTATCCGGAAATGCAGCGCCAACTGGACATGACGCTGCGCGGCAAGGCGCCGTCGTCCGGGTTCGAACTGCGCGTGCGGCGCAAGGACGGCTCGACGTTCCATGCGCGTCTCTATGTTTCGCCGCTGATCGACAGTTCCGGCCGGCAGACCGGCTGGATGTCGTCGATGACCGACATCACCGAGCCGAAACGCGCGCGCGAGGAACTCGCGGCCGCGCACGAACGCTTCACGACCGTGCTCGAAAGCCTCGACGCGGCGGTGTCCGTGCTCGCCGCCGACGAAGCGGAACTGCTGTTCGCGAACCGCTACTACCGCCACCTGTTCGGCATCCGCCCGGACGGCCACCTCGAACTCGCGGGCGGCGGCGGTTTCGACAGCGCGCAGGCGTCGTCGGACTCGATCGACATGGTCGACGCGTTCGCGGGCCTGCCGGCCGCCGCGCTGACCGAGAGCGCCGCCGACGCGCAGGAAATCTACGTCGAGAGCATCCAGAAGTGGTTCGAGGTGCGGCGCCAGTACATCCAGTGGGTCGACGGCCACCTCGCGCAGATGCAGATCGCGACCGACATCACGACCCGCAAGCAGGCGCAGGAACTCGCGCGGCAGCAGGACGAGAAGCTCCAGTTCACGAGCCGGCTGATGACGATGGGCGAGATGGCGTCGTCGCTCGCGCACGAACTGAACCAGCCGCTCGCGGCGATCAACAACTACGCGTCCGGCACCGTCGCGCTGGTGAAGTCGGGCCGCGCGTCGGCGGACAACCTGCTGCCGGTGCTCGAAAAAACCGCGCAGCAGGCGGTGCGCGCGGGGATGATCATCAAGCGCATCCGCGAGTTCGTGAAGCGCAGCGAGCCGAAGCGCCAGGCGACGCGCGTCGCGGACATCGTCGCGGACGCGGTCGGCCTGGCCGAAATCGAGGCGCGCAAGCGCCGCATCCGGATCGTGACCGACATGCGCGCGCGCATGCCGGTGATCTACGTCGATCCGGTGCTGATCGAGCAGGTGCTGGTGAACCTGCTGAAAAACGCCGCCGAGGCGATGGCCGACGCGCGTCCGAATGCGGTCGATCCGGTGATCCGCGTGGTCGTCCAGCGTGACGGCGGCTACGTGTGCATCAGCGTCGTCGACCAGGGTCCGGGCGTCGACGAGGCCACCGCCGAGCGGCTGTTCGAGCCGTTCTACAGCACCAAGTCCGACGGCATGGGCATGGGGCTCAACATCTGCCGCTCTATCATCGAGTCGCATCGCGGGCGCCTGTGGGTGGTCAACAACGTCGAGGCGGACGGCCACATCAGCGGCGCCACGTTCCATTGCAATCTGCCGATCGGCGAGGCGGACGGTCAGCGTCCAGACCGCTCCGACGAGCCAACTCCACAAACCGTTACGGGAGAGCCATGA
- the aceE gene encoding pyruvate dehydrogenase (acetyl-transferring), homodimeric type, protein MSAVPDEVLKYVAADKDEDPQETAEWLEALDGVISTVGPDRAHHLIEKQIEFARVHGEHLPFSANTPYINTIPVAGQAKNPGDQDLEHRIRSYTRWNAMAMVLRAGKDTNVGGHIASFASAATLYDVGFNHFWHAPSADHGGDLVFVQGHSSPGVYSRAFLLGRLSEKQLDNFRQEVGGEGISSYPHPWLMPDFWQFPTVSMGLGPIMAIYQARFMKYLQARGIAKTEGRKVWAFLGDGETDEPESLGAIGMAGRERLDNLVFVINCNLQRLDGPVRGNGKIIQELESEFRGAGWNVIKVIWGSRWDALFARDRTGALMRRMMEVVDGEYQTYKSESGAYVREHFFNTPELKALVADWSDDDIWNLNRGGHDPHKIYAAFHSATQTKGQPTVILAKTIKGYGMGEAGQAMNITHQQKKMQVDQLKKFRDQFRLPISDEEIVDVPFLKFEEGSKELEYMRQRRQDLGGYLPARREKAESLPVPALDAFEPLLKGTGEGREISTTMAFVRILNILLKDKALGKRVVPIVPDESRTFGMEGLFRQIGIWNQDGQKYVPEDSDQLMFYKESTTGQILQEGINEAGGMSDWIAAATSYSTHGEIMIPFYIFYSMFGFQRIGDLAWAAGDMRSRGFLLGGTAGRTTLNGEGLQHEDGHSLLWAASVPNCISYDPTFGYELAVIVQDGLRRMVQDQEDVYYYITVMNENYEHPAIPQGEHVAADIIKGMYAFRKADADKKAPRVQLLGAGTIFNEVIAAADLLKNDWGVAADLWSVPSFTELAREGHDVERWNLLHPTEPRREAHVTKLLKDAEGPVIASTDYVRALADQIRGLVPNRFVVLGTDGYGRSDTREKLRHFFEVDRYWVTVAALNALADEGKIERKVVADALAKYQLDPSKPNPMTV, encoded by the coding sequence ATGTCCGCTGTACCCGACGAAGTCCTCAAGTACGTAGCCGCCGACAAGGACGAAGACCCGCAGGAAACGGCCGAATGGCTCGAAGCGCTGGATGGCGTGATCTCGACCGTCGGCCCGGACCGCGCGCACCACCTGATCGAAAAGCAGATCGAGTTCGCCCGCGTGCACGGCGAACACCTGCCGTTCTCGGCGAACACCCCGTACATCAACACGATCCCCGTCGCCGGTCAGGCGAAGAATCCCGGCGACCAGGACCTCGAACACCGCATCCGCTCGTACACCCGCTGGAACGCGATGGCGATGGTGCTGCGCGCGGGCAAGGACACGAACGTCGGCGGCCACATCGCGTCGTTCGCGTCGGCCGCGACGCTCTACGACGTCGGCTTCAACCACTTCTGGCACGCGCCGTCCGCCGACCACGGCGGCGACCTCGTGTTCGTGCAGGGCCACTCGTCGCCGGGCGTCTACTCGCGCGCGTTCCTGCTCGGCCGCCTGTCGGAGAAGCAGCTCGACAACTTCCGCCAGGAAGTCGGCGGCGAGGGCATCTCGTCGTACCCGCACCCGTGGCTGATGCCGGACTTCTGGCAGTTCCCGACCGTGTCGATGGGCCTCGGCCCGATCATGGCGATCTACCAGGCGCGTTTCATGAAGTATCTGCAGGCGCGCGGCATCGCGAAGACCGAGGGCCGCAAGGTGTGGGCGTTCCTCGGCGACGGCGAGACCGACGAGCCGGAATCGCTCGGCGCGATCGGCATGGCCGGCCGCGAGCGGCTCGACAACCTGGTGTTCGTGATCAACTGCAACCTGCAGCGTCTCGACGGCCCGGTGCGCGGCAACGGCAAGATCATTCAGGAACTCGAAAGCGAGTTCCGCGGCGCCGGCTGGAACGTGATCAAGGTGATCTGGGGCAGCCGCTGGGATGCGCTGTTCGCGCGCGACCGCACCGGCGCGCTGATGCGCCGCATGATGGAAGTCGTCGACGGCGAATACCAGACGTACAAGTCGGAGTCGGGCGCGTACGTGCGCGAGCACTTCTTCAACACGCCTGAACTGAAGGCGCTCGTCGCGGACTGGTCCGACGACGACATCTGGAACCTGAACCGCGGCGGCCACGATCCGCACAAGATCTACGCGGCGTTCCACTCCGCGACGCAGACGAAGGGCCAGCCGACCGTGATCCTCGCGAAGACGATCAAGGGTTACGGGATGGGCGAGGCAGGCCAGGCGATGAACATCACCCACCAGCAGAAGAAGATGCAGGTGGATCAGCTGAAGAAATTCCGCGACCAGTTCCGCCTGCCGATCTCGGACGAGGAAATCGTCGACGTGCCGTTCCTGAAGTTCGAGGAAGGCTCGAAGGAACTCGAATACATGCGCCAGCGCCGCCAGGACCTCGGCGGTTACCTGCCGGCGCGCCGCGAGAAGGCGGAATCGCTGCCGGTGCCGGCGCTCGACGCGTTCGAGCCGCTGCTGAAGGGCACGGGCGAGGGCCGCGAGATCTCGACGACGATGGCGTTCGTGCGGATCCTGAACATCCTGCTGAAGGACAAGGCGCTCGGCAAGCGCGTCGTGCCGATCGTGCCGGACGAGTCGCGCACGTTCGGGATGGAAGGCCTGTTCCGCCAGATCGGCATCTGGAACCAGGACGGCCAGAAGTACGTGCCGGAAGATTCCGATCAGCTGATGTTCTACAAGGAATCGACGACCGGCCAGATCCTGCAGGAAGGGATCAACGAAGCCGGCGGCATGTCGGACTGGATCGCAGCCGCGACGTCGTACTCGACGCACGGCGAGATCATGATCCCGTTCTACATCTTCTATTCGATGTTCGGCTTCCAGCGGATCGGCGACCTCGCGTGGGCGGCGGGCGACATGCGTTCGCGCGGCTTCCTGCTCGGCGGCACCGCGGGCCGCACGACGCTGAACGGCGAAGGCCTGCAGCACGAGGACGGCCATTCGCTGCTGTGGGCGGCGTCGGTGCCGAACTGCATCAGCTATGACCCGACGTTCGGCTACGAACTCGCGGTCATCGTCCAGGACGGCCTGCGCCGCATGGTGCAGGACCAGGAGGACGTGTATTACTACATCACGGTGATGAACGAGAACTACGAGCACCCGGCGATTCCGCAGGGCGAGCATGTGGCGGCCGACATCATCAAGGGCATGTACGCGTTCCGCAAGGCCGACGCCGACAAGAAGGCGCCGCGCGTGCAACTGCTCGGCGCGGGCACGATCTTCAACGAAGTGATCGCCGCCGCCGACCTGCTGAAGAACGACTGGGGCGTCGCCGCCGACCTGTGGAGCGTGCCGAGCTTCACCGAACTGGCGCGCGAAGGCCACGACGTCGAACGCTGGAACCTGCTGCATCCGACCGAGCCGCGCCGCGAAGCGCACGTGACGAAGCTGCTGAAGGACGCCGAAGGCCCGGTGATCGCGTCGACCGACTACGTGCGCGCGCTCGCCGACCAGATCCGCGGCCTCGTGCCGAACCGCTTCGTCGTGCTCGGCACCGACGGCTACGGCCGCTCGGACACGCGCGAAAAGCTGCGTCATTTCTTCGAAGTCGATCGTTACTGGGTCACGGTCGCGGCGCTGAACGCGCTCGCCGACGAAGGCAAGATCGAGCGCAAGGTCGTCGCCGACGCACTGGCGAAGTACCAGCTCGATCCGTCGAAGCCCAACCCGATGACCGTCTAA
- the aceF gene encoding dihydrolipoyllysine-residue acetyltransferase: MSQAIEVKVPDIGDYKDVPVIEILVKAGDTVEKEQSLVTLESDKATMDVPSPASGTVKEIKVKVGDSVSEGALIVILDGEGAAAAPAKAAESTPAAPAAAPAPAAAPAAGGGAQSVKVPDIGDYKDVPVIEVAVKVGDRVEKEQSLVTLESDKATMDVPSPVAGVVKEVKVKVGDSVSEGVEIVVVEVEGAAAPAAAPAAKAAPVEQPSDAPTAPAKPAPAQPSALAQAPLIPAGEGGARRPSHASPSVRKFARDLGVDVSRVVGTGPKGRITQDDVTAFVKGVMTGQQAAPAAAGAPAGGGELNLLPWPKIDFTKFGPVDPKPLSRIKKISGANLHRNWVMIPHVTNNDEADITELEALRVQLNKENEKAGVKFTMLAFVIKACVAALKKFPTFNASLDGDNLVFKQYYHVGFAADTPNGLVVPVIRDADKKGLVDIAKEMTELSKLAREGKLKPDQMQGGCFSISSLGGIGGTTFTPIINAPEVAILGLSRSSMKPVWDGKQFVPRLTLPLSLSYDHRVIDGAEAARFNAYLAAILGDFRRVIL, translated from the coding sequence ATGAGTCAAGCGATCGAAGTCAAGGTGCCGGATATCGGCGATTACAAGGACGTGCCTGTAATCGAGATTCTGGTGAAGGCGGGCGATACCGTCGAAAAAGAGCAGTCGCTCGTCACGCTGGAGTCGGACAAGGCGACGATGGACGTGCCGAGCCCGGCGTCGGGCACGGTGAAGGAAATAAAGGTCAAGGTCGGGGATTCGGTGTCGGAAGGCGCGCTGATCGTGATTCTGGACGGCGAAGGCGCGGCTGCCGCGCCCGCAAAGGCCGCCGAGTCCACGCCCGCCGCCCCGGCGGCCGCTCCGGCTCCCGCCGCCGCGCCTGCCGCGGGCGGCGGCGCGCAGTCCGTCAAGGTGCCGGACATCGGCGACTACAAGGACGTGCCGGTGATCGAGGTCGCGGTGAAAGTCGGCGACCGCGTCGAGAAGGAACAGTCGCTCGTCACGCTGGAATCGGACAAGGCGACGATGGACGTGCCGAGCCCGGTGGCCGGCGTCGTGAAGGAAGTGAAGGTCAAGGTCGGCGATTCGGTGTCCGAAGGCGTCGAGATCGTCGTCGTCGAAGTTGAGGGGGCCGCCGCGCCCGCGGCGGCACCCGCCGCGAAGGCCGCGCCGGTCGAGCAGCCGTCGGACGCGCCCACCGCGCCCGCGAAGCCGGCTCCCGCGCAGCCGTCCGCGCTCGCGCAGGCGCCGCTGATTCCGGCGGGCGAAGGCGGCGCGCGCCGTCCGAGCCACGCGTCGCCGTCGGTGCGCAAGTTCGCGCGCGACCTCGGCGTCGACGTGTCGCGCGTCGTCGGCACGGGTCCGAAGGGCCGCATTACGCAGGACGACGTGACCGCGTTCGTGAAGGGCGTGATGACCGGCCAGCAGGCCGCCCCGGCGGCAGCCGGCGCGCCGGCGGGCGGCGGCGAACTGAACCTGCTGCCGTGGCCGAAGATCGACTTCACGAAGTTCGGCCCGGTCGATCCGAAGCCGCTGTCGCGGATCAAGAAGATTTCCGGCGCGAACCTGCACCGCAACTGGGTGATGATCCCGCACGTCACGAACAACGACGAAGCGGACATCACCGAACTGGAAGCGCTGCGCGTCCAGCTGAACAAGGAAAACGAGAAGGCGGGCGTGAAGTTCACGATGCTCGCGTTCGTGATCAAGGCCTGCGTGGCGGCGCTGAAGAAGTTCCCGACCTTCAACGCGAGCCTCGACGGCGACAACCTCGTGTTCAAGCAGTACTACCACGTCGGTTTTGCCGCCGACACGCCGAACGGCCTCGTCGTCCCGGTGATTCGCGACGCGGACAAGAAGGGTCTCGTCGATATCGCCAAGGAAATGACCGAGCTGTCGAAGCTCGCGCGCGAAGGCAAGCTGAAGCCGGATCAGATGCAGGGCGGCTGCTTCTCGATTTCGTCGCTGGGCGGGATCGGCGGCACGACGTTCACGCCGATCATCAACGCGCCGGAAGTGGCGATCCTCGGGCTGTCGCGCAGCAGCATGAAGCCGGTATGGGACGGCAAGCAGTTCGTGCCGCGCCTCACGCTGCCGCTGTCGCTGTCGTACGACCATCGCGTGATCGACGGCGCGGAAGCGGCGCGTTTCAACGCGTACCTCGCGGCGATTCTCGGCGATTTCCGCCGCGTGATCCTGTAA
- the lpdA gene encoding dihydrolipoyl dehydrogenase — translation MSLVEVKVPDIGDFKGVDVIEVNVKPGDTIEKEQSLLTLESDKASMEVPSDVAGIVKEVRVKAGEQVSEGTVIALVETSGAAAEAPKAAAPAAAKPEPAAAAAPAQKASAPQAASFGGSADIECDMLVLGAGPGGYSAAFRSADLGMKTVLVERYSALGGVCLNVGCIPSKALLHTALVIDEAESLASHGISFGKPQIDLDKLRDFKSGVVKKLTGGLAGMAKARKVEVVTGVGTFVDPHHMEIVGDGGKKVVRFKQAIIAAGSQAVKLPFMPEDPRVVDSTGALELRQIPQRMLVIGGGIIGLEMATVYSTLGAQIDVVEMLDGLMAGADRDLVKVWEKYNAKRFANVMLKTKTTKAEAKEDGIYVSFEGEKAPEGAQRYDLVLVAVGRSPNGKKIGADKAGVAVTDRGFIEVDKQLRTNVPHIFAIGDIVGQPMLAHKAVHEGHVAAEAAHGEKAYFDALQIPSVAYTDPEVAWAGKTEDQCKAEGIKYGKAVFPWAASGRAIANGRDEGFTKLIFDEETHRVIGGGIVGLNAGDLISEVCLAVEMGADATDIGRTIHPHPTLGESIGMAAELYEGVCTDLPPQKKK, via the coding sequence ATGAGTCTCGTCGAAGTGAAAGTGCCGGACATCGGCGACTTCAAGGGCGTCGACGTCATCGAAGTGAACGTCAAGCCCGGCGACACCATCGAGAAGGAACAGTCGCTGCTGACGCTGGAATCGGACAAGGCGTCGATGGAAGTGCCGAGCGACGTCGCCGGCATCGTGAAGGAAGTGCGGGTGAAGGCCGGCGAACAGGTGTCCGAAGGCACCGTGATCGCGCTGGTCGAAACGTCCGGCGCCGCGGCGGAAGCGCCGAAGGCGGCCGCGCCTGCTGCCGCGAAGCCGGAACCCGCTGCGGCCGCCGCGCCCGCGCAGAAGGCAAGCGCGCCGCAAGCCGCGAGCTTCGGCGGCAGCGCCGACATCGAGTGCGACATGCTCGTGCTCGGCGCCGGCCCCGGCGGTTATTCGGCGGCGTTCCGTTCGGCCGACCTCGGGATGAAGACGGTGCTGGTCGAGCGCTATTCGGCGCTCGGCGGCGTGTGCCTGAACGTCGGCTGCATTCCGTCGAAGGCGCTGCTGCACACCGCGCTCGTAATCGACGAGGCCGAGTCGCTCGCGTCGCACGGCATCTCGTTCGGCAAGCCGCAGATCGATCTCGACAAACTGCGCGACTTCAAGTCCGGCGTCGTGAAGAAGCTGACCGGCGGCCTGGCCGGCATGGCGAAGGCGCGCAAGGTCGAAGTCGTGACCGGCGTCGGCACGTTCGTCGATCCGCACCACATGGAAATAGTGGGCGACGGCGGCAAGAAGGTCGTCAGGTTCAAGCAGGCGATCATCGCGGCCGGCTCGCAGGCGGTGAAGCTGCCGTTCATGCCGGAAGACCCGCGCGTCGTCGATTCGACCGGCGCGCTCGAACTGCGCCAGATTCCGCAGCGGATGCTGGTGATCGGCGGCGGCATCATCGGCCTCGAAATGGCGACGGTGTACTCGACGCTCGGCGCGCAGATCGATGTGGTCGAAATGCTCGACGGCCTGATGGCCGGCGCGGACCGCGATCTCGTGAAGGTGTGGGAGAAGTACAACGCGAAGCGTTTCGCGAACGTGATGCTGAAGACGAAGACCACGAAGGCCGAAGCGAAGGAAGACGGCATCTACGTGAGCTTCGAGGGCGAGAAGGCGCCCGAAGGCGCGCAGCGTTACGACCTCGTGCTGGTCGCGGTCGGCCGTTCGCCGAACGGCAAGAAGATCGGCGCGGACAAGGCGGGCGTCGCGGTGACCGACCGTGGCTTCATCGAAGTCGACAAGCAGTTGCGCACCAACGTGCCGCACATCTTCGCGATCGGCGACATCGTCGGCCAGCCGATGCTCGCGCACAAGGCGGTGCACGAAGGCCACGTCGCGGCGGAAGCGGCGCACGGCGAGAAGGCGTACTTCGACGCGCTGCAGATTCCGTCGGTGGCGTACACCGATCCGGAAGTGGCGTGGGCCGGCAAGACCGAGGACCAGTGCAAGGCCGAGGGCATCAAGTACGGCAAGGCGGTGTTCCCGTGGGCCGCGTCGGGCCGCGCGATCGCGAACGGCCGCGACGAGGGTTTCACGAAGCTGATCTTCGACGAAGAGACGCATCGCGTGATCGGCGGCGGGATCGTCGGCCTGAATGCGGGCGACCTGATCAGCGAAGTGTGCCTCGCGGTCGAGATGGGCGCGGACGCGACCGACATCGGCCGCACGATCCATCCGCACCCGACGCTCGGCGAGTCGATCGGCATGGCTGCGGAACTGTACGAAGGCGTCTGTACCGATCTGCCGCCGCAAAAGAAGAAGTAA
- a CDS encoding phasin family protein: protein MSPLTPEQFVAAQKANLETLFGLTGKAFEGVEKLVELNLQAIRSNIAESQEHAQRALSVKDAQELLALQASYAQPVAEKLLSYGRHVYEIAAATQAEFARVAETHYEDQNRKVQSLVDNVAKNAPAGSETAVAVIKSAINAANTTYETVHKATKQAVEMAESNFNAATAAASKAAAQASRSAAASAKKTV, encoded by the coding sequence ATGAGTCCGCTTACCCCCGAGCAATTCGTCGCTGCCCAGAAGGCCAATCTCGAAACCCTGTTCGGCCTGACCGGCAAGGCGTTCGAGGGTGTCGAAAAACTCGTCGAGCTGAATCTCCAGGCCATCCGTTCGAACATTGCGGAAAGCCAGGAACACGCGCAGCGCGCGCTGTCGGTGAAGGACGCCCAGGAACTGCTCGCGCTGCAGGCCAGCTACGCGCAGCCGGTCGCCGAAAAACTGCTGTCGTACGGCCGTCACGTGTACGAAATCGCCGCCGCCACCCAGGCCGAATTCGCGCGCGTCGCGGAAACGCATTACGAAGACCAGAACCGCAAGGTGCAGTCGCTCGTCGACAACGTCGCGAAGAATGCACCGGCCGGTTCGGAAACCGCGGTCGCCGTGATCAAGTCGGCGATCAACGCCGCGAACACGACGTACGAAACGGTCCATAAGGCCACCAAGCAGGCGGTCGAAATGGCCGAAAGCAACTTCAACGCGGCGACGGCCGCTGCGAGCAAGGCCGCCGCGCAGGCGTCGCGCTCGGCAGCCGCTTCCGCGAAGAAGACGGTCTGA
- the pbpG gene encoding D-alanyl-D-alanine endopeptidase: protein MKSDKLPSFKAIHGAVVGTALSVAASVVLTATLALPVAAFAAPATAHPAKTKTVRATKSAKKAEPVAAKVARKSGAGVRTVAAKSEDAKPVAKRKRVAYTMNGRHHSVVRRVAFEPRQPTVGQAFGLHETPDALMLRSSVAYVVDQNTLEPLFDKNSRAVVPIASISKLMTAMVVLDSKAPLDESVEVTDEDRDYEKNTGSRLSVGSVLSREDMLHIALMASENRAAAALSRYYPGGRPAFIAAMNAKAKQLGMTDTHFENSTGLTSLNVSSARDLVKMVNAAYQYPMIRRFSTDRSYDVFTGKRTLAYNSTNALIRNPSWEIGLQKTGFINEAGECLVMQTTLHGRSTIMVLLDSTGKYSRFADASRLRTWLDNGGDQPHITSADAGGAGT from the coding sequence ATGAAATCCGACAAGCTCCCGTCGTTCAAAGCGATCCACGGTGCGGTAGTCGGTACCGCCCTGTCGGTTGCCGCCTCCGTGGTCCTCACCGCGACGCTTGCCTTGCCCGTGGCCGCGTTCGCCGCGCCGGCGACCGCGCATCCGGCCAAAACGAAAACGGTCAGGGCGACGAAGTCCGCGAAAAAAGCCGAGCCCGTCGCCGCGAAGGTCGCGCGCAAGTCGGGCGCCGGCGTGCGCACCGTCGCCGCGAAGTCCGAAGACGCGAAACCGGTCGCGAAGCGCAAGCGCGTCGCGTACACGATGAATGGCCGTCACCATTCGGTGGTGCGCCGCGTCGCGTTCGAGCCGCGCCAGCCGACCGTCGGCCAGGCGTTCGGCCTGCACGAGACGCCCGACGCGCTGATGCTGCGTTCGAGCGTCGCGTACGTCGTCGACCAGAACACGCTCGAACCGCTGTTCGACAAGAATTCGCGCGCGGTCGTGCCGATCGCGTCGATCTCGAAGCTGATGACCGCGATGGTCGTGCTGGACTCGAAGGCGCCGCTCGACGAATCGGTCGAAGTCACCGACGAGGACCGCGACTACGAAAAGAACACCGGCTCGCGGCTGTCCGTCGGCTCGGTGCTGTCGCGCGAGGACATGCTGCACATCGCGCTGATGGCGTCGGAGAACCGCGCGGCGGCTGCGCTGTCGCGTTATTACCCGGGCGGCCGTCCGGCGTTCATCGCGGCGATGAACGCGAAGGCGAAGCAGCTCGGCATGACCGACACCCATTTCGAGAACTCGACCGGTCTCACGAGCCTGAACGTGTCGAGCGCGCGCGACCTCGTGAAGATGGTCAACGCCGCGTACCAGTACCCGATGATCCGCCGCTTCTCGACGGACCGCAGCTACGACGTGTTCACCGGCAAGCGCACGCTCGCGTACAACAGCACGAACGCACTGATCCGCAATCCGTCGTGGGAAATCGGCCTGCAGAAGACCGGCTTCATCAACGAAGCGGGCGAGTGCCTCGTGATGCAGACGACGCTGCACGGCCGCTCGACGATCATGGTGCTGCTCGATTCGACCGGCAAGTATTCGCGTTTTGCCGACGCGAGCCGTCTGCGCACGTGGCTCGACAACGGCGGCGACCAGCCGCACATCACCAGCGCGGACGCTGGCGGCGCGGGGACCTGA